A genomic stretch from Methylophilus medardicus includes:
- a CDS encoding heavy-metal-associated domain-containing protein, giving the protein MKKYLIALLFSIMTPAAFAVTTIKAEVNGMVCAFCAKGIEKKLNALPQKQAAFVDLKSRVVALQLKEGQDVSNEAFSKVIQDAGYSVSKMERVSQTVDAIQAEVAKADKAGVK; this is encoded by the coding sequence ATGAAAAAATATTTGATTGCTTTGTTGTTCTCAATCATGACGCCTGCGGCGTTTGCCGTCACTACCATTAAGGCCGAAGTCAACGGCATGGTGTGCGCATTTTGTGCCAAAGGCATCGAGAAAAAACTCAATGCGCTGCCACAGAAGCAAGCGGCATTCGTTGACCTCAAAAGCCGGGTGGTGGCTTTACAACTCAAAGAAGGCCAAGACGTTAGCAATGAGGCCTTTAGTAAAGTCATTCAAGATGCAGGCTACTCGGTCAGTAAAATGGAGCGGGTCAGCCAGACTGTGGATGCGATACAGGCAGAGGTAGCCAAAGCCGACAAAGCAGGCGTGAAGTAA
- a CDS encoding trypsin-like serine peptidase codes for MQSAQVAIAWLRRLLPLVVACMGLTIGQPSQAIIHGLAFPGVAISTVKLTIQHAHFLQSVEKWEYYDSICSAAIVGLKPLTLITAAHCLKEVRLTGPQSLPMLAIVQPALLGIDSPKMTQAFYRPFETVAENITQDIAVLVFDARVNGVIHALPIRLEDSLPDQLMICGYGHGYGEVDTRHPRCGERKLITDLSDFYQVLPKAYREKDEMLHLQAQTQFAYTQALVHAEHALLAVNRLNALNEYDHTIPMPTAGDSGGPWLLLNAHGRYELLAITSLVERFYNPSPQWSFFQKQVPLSEYPYIAYGLRLSHPEVLGFLQYAQHSGADIQFSAATLSPKSLGLH; via the coding sequence ATGCAGAGCGCGCAGGTGGCGATTGCTTGGTTAAGACGGCTGCTTCCCTTGGTCGTGGCGTGTATGGGATTAACGATTGGTCAGCCAAGTCAGGCCATTATTCATGGATTGGCCTTTCCTGGGGTCGCAATTTCTACGGTCAAGCTCACGATTCAGCATGCACATTTTTTACAATCCGTTGAAAAGTGGGAATATTACGATTCGATCTGCAGTGCAGCCATCGTAGGGCTCAAACCGCTGACGTTAATTACCGCAGCGCATTGCCTGAAAGAGGTGCGGCTCACCGGCCCGCAATCCTTACCCATGCTCGCGATTGTCCAACCTGCGTTATTGGGTATTGATTCGCCCAAGATGACGCAGGCTTTTTATCGGCCGTTTGAAACAGTCGCTGAAAATATCACCCAAGATATTGCTGTCTTAGTGTTTGATGCACGGGTCAATGGCGTGATTCATGCCTTGCCGATTCGACTAGAGGATAGTCTACCCGATCAGTTGATGATTTGTGGTTATGGGCATGGCTACGGAGAGGTCGACACGCGGCATCCGCGTTGCGGTGAGCGCAAGCTGATCACGGATTTATCTGATTTTTATCAGGTATTACCCAAAGCCTACCGTGAAAAAGACGAAATGCTGCATCTGCAAGCGCAAACGCAGTTTGCCTATACGCAAGCGTTAGTGCATGCCGAACATGCATTGCTTGCTGTGAACCGCCTGAACGCATTGAACGAATACGACCATACGATTCCGATGCCTACTGCGGGAGATTCTGGTGGGCCATGGTTGCTGCTCAATGCGCACGGACGATATGAGTTATTGGCGATTACCAGTCTGGTCGAGCGTTTTTACAACCCCAGTCCGCAGTGGTCATTTTTTCAAAAACAGGTCCCGCTCTCTGAATACCCCTATATTGCCTACGGCTTGCGCTTGAGTCATCCTGAAGTGTTGGGTTTTTTACAATACGCGCAACATAGCGGGGCGGATATTCAGTTTAGTGCGGCAACTTTGTCGCCTAAATCTCTGGGCTTACATTGA
- the earP gene encoding elongation factor P maturation arginine rhamnosyltransferase EarP has product MPSRVDIFCKIVDNFGDIGVSWRLAQQLASEYGVTIQLWVDDVALAKQFAVVGHPRITLQHWHATAAFTQAADVVIETFGCELPAAYQQAMLRQRSIWLNVDYLSAEPWVESFHAQPSPQANGLVRYFFYPGFTPATGGLLREASLPALQADAQWQAVGLTAAPDLLTLSLFCYAHAPLAALVESLQHSLNPVRLLVPETIAPMLADTLGVSKLQVGERIARQNCTYYILPFLSQPDYDRLLTLCDFNFVRGEDSWIRALWAGKPMIWQPYQQSEDTHLRKLEAFMDHYLPLSTGTTAEHSLRNAMLAWAQGTWQTEHWQALLQAWPQISHHATAFKTRQSQQADLVTNLVIFIEKCLAHRV; this is encoded by the coding sequence ATGCCTTCCCGCGTGGATATTTTTTGCAAAATTGTCGATAACTTCGGCGATATTGGTGTCAGCTGGCGTTTAGCCCAGCAGCTGGCCAGTGAATATGGGGTGACGATTCAGCTGTGGGTAGATGATGTTGCACTGGCCAAACAGTTTGCTGTGGTAGGGCATCCGCGCATTACTTTACAACATTGGCATGCAACAGCAGCGTTCACCCAAGCGGCAGACGTCGTCATCGAAACCTTTGGTTGTGAGCTTCCTGCGGCGTATCAGCAAGCCATGCTGCGCCAGCGATCAATTTGGTTGAATGTCGATTACTTGTCTGCCGAACCATGGGTTGAAAGCTTTCATGCCCAGCCCTCGCCACAGGCCAATGGTCTCGTGCGCTATTTTTTTTACCCGGGCTTTACCCCAGCGACCGGCGGATTGTTACGTGAAGCGTCTTTGCCTGCGTTACAAGCCGATGCGCAATGGCAAGCGGTAGGCTTGACCGCTGCCCCGGATCTGCTCACCTTATCGCTGTTTTGCTATGCGCATGCACCACTCGCGGCACTGGTGGAAAGTCTGCAACATTCTCTGAACCCAGTACGCTTATTGGTGCCAGAAACCATCGCGCCAATGCTGGCTGACACACTAGGCGTCAGCAAATTGCAAGTGGGGGAGCGTATTGCGCGTCAAAACTGCACTTATTACATCTTGCCGTTTTTGTCGCAACCCGATTACGATCGCTTGCTTACGTTATGTGACTTTAATTTTGTGCGTGGTGAAGATAGCTGGATTCGAGCACTTTGGGCAGGCAAGCCGATGATATGGCAACCCTATCAACAGAGCGAAGACACCCATTTGCGCAAGCTAGAGGCGTTTATGGATCATTACCTGCCATTGTCCACCGGCACCACAGCCGAACATAGTTTGCGCAATGCCATGTTAGCCTGGGCGCAAGGGACATGGCAGACTGAGCACTGGCAGGCATTACTGCAGGCGTGGCCACAGATTAGCCACCATGCAACGGCCTTTAAAACACGGCAATCCCAACAAGCAGATTTGGTCACTAACTTGGTGATTTTTATTGAGAAATGCCTCGCACATCGGGTATAA
- the efp gene encoding elongation factor P, whose translation MKIAQELRVGNVVMIGNDPMVVVKTEYNKSGRNAAVVKMKMKNLLTEAPSENVYNAQDKFDVIVLEKKEVTYSYFADPTYVFMDAEYNQYDVDAEFMEDALPYLEDGMPCEVRFYDGKAISIELPTTVVREITYTEPAVKGDTSGKVMKPAKIGSGFEIPVPLFVNQGDKIEIDTRTGEYRNRVMK comes from the coding sequence ATGAAAATCGCTCAAGAGCTCCGCGTTGGCAACGTAGTGATGATTGGCAACGACCCGATGGTTGTTGTAAAAACCGAATATAACAAATCCGGCCGTAATGCGGCTGTGGTGAAAATGAAAATGAAAAACTTGTTAACCGAAGCGCCAAGCGAAAACGTTTACAACGCGCAAGACAAGTTTGATGTCATCGTATTAGAAAAGAAAGAAGTGACGTACTCTTATTTTGCAGACCCAACCTATGTGTTTATGGATGCTGAGTATAACCAGTACGATGTTGACGCTGAGTTTATGGAAGATGCACTGCCATACCTGGAAGATGGGATGCCTTGTGAAGTCCGTTTCTATGATGGCAAAGCGATTTCAATCGAATTGCCAACCACCGTTGTGCGTGAAATCACTTACACCGAACCCGCTGTGAAGGGCGATACATCCGGAAAGGTCATGAAGCCTGCCAAGATCGGCTCTGGTTTTGAAATTCCAGTGCCGCTGTTTGTAAACCAAGGCGACAAGATTGAAATCGACACGCGTACTGGTGAATACCGTAACCGTGTGATGAAGTAA